Part of the Candidatus Brocadia sinica JPN1 genome, TGAAGTCGAAAAATTTGAGTCAAAGGCCAGAAACTGTCCCTTTAATGGTTGGAAATTAAAGGGACAGGTCGTAACCACTATTGTTGGTGGAAAGGTAATCGTTGAAAATTGCCAAATGGTATGTTAATCATCATCGATGGCTATAACTTTATATTTACAGTACCAGCTCTCGAAAAGCACGTTGGAGTAAACCAAATTGAACACGTACGGGACTATATAATATCCCTGTTTGTAAAATATAAAGAAAAAAACATTACGATGTCATTGTGGTGTTTGATGGTAATTATACTCAGGCCGCTTTACCAAAAAAACAAACCTGTTCTGGTATCACCGTAATTTATTCAAAATCAGGTATAAATGCGGACACAGAAATCAAAAACATCACAAACCTTTGTCAAAACCCAGGAGATGTTTCCATTGTAACCTATGACAACGATATAAAACGGCACGTCAGAAAATGCGGTTGTCATATTATTGAACCAAAGGCAATGTACAAAGAAATCCTGGAGATTCTGAATAAAGATAAAAAAAATACCTCTGATGAGCCAGAGAGTAAACGGGAAGGCCCTTCGGAAGACGATGCAAAATACTGGAAAGACATTTTCAAAAATCTTCCCAACGAAGAGGTAAAACCTTCCGTAATAAAAACAGAACTACCAAGGACGAAGGCAAAAAAGAAACTGCCGCATACTGTGGATGACCCGATCTACAAATACCTGGGACCCGCTGCCGATGAGACACAATACTGGCTCCGTATCTTTCAAGAAACTGAAAAGAATGAACATCAAGATTAGAGTACCTTGGATTTTTAAATGTCTGTTAACACTTGCATATGCCTATCTTATCTTTGCCGCATCTTCGGAGGACACCTCTTCTATCAACCTTCCACCTTACACAGATAAGCTTATTCATTTTATGTTGTTTGGTTTCTTATGCCTCATGATCTGCTGGTCGCTTTCTTCCGTCACAGTAGGAAGCAAGTGGATATATAAGATTATTCTCGCAATTAGCATCACTTCCCTCTACGGAGCGTCGGATGAGTTCCACCAATTTTTCACACCGAACCGTTCAGTAGATATCCTTGACTGGTTAGCAGATACGGCTGGTGCAGCGACTGCCGGTTTCTTATGGCATATAGTAACTTCCAAACGACAAATAAAGAAGAAATTCCTTGCAATGGAAAAAACTCCTATTACTGATGTAGGGGGAAATTAAATCCCCAAATTCTGCAACCGACTTAAAAAATATGAATCAGAAATATAGTCAAAGAAATGTATTTTTCGGTCTTTATTCCGCTCCAACAAACTCATTTTTAAAAAGTTCTGACTGTAGTCAAATTGTAGTCAACCACAGCGTAATTCTACGGAATTAATCGGAATTGACAGGAAAACTTGAAATCTATAACACGTTACAATACAATTAGTTGCGGTCATAACAAACACAGTACCAGCCAGTTATGAAAAATACAAAAAACACTATGTTCTTGAATATTGATGAAAATGTTGTAGAATTCACCGTAAGTTCTTTATAACATTGGAATTTACAGTATTCTAGAGGGATATTCTTCCATGAGAACGGTAATTACCGGTGGCGCTGGGTTTATTGGTTCGCATCTGTGTGATTATTTAATTGAGAAGGGACATCAGGTTATCTGTATCGACAGCTTGCTGACGGGCAAGGTGGAGAATATAGTCCACTTGATGGGAAATAGCCAATTCCGTTTTATAAAACACAATGTAAGCGATTACATTTATGTAGATGGACAGGTGGATAATGTGCTGCATTTTGCTTCACCAGCCAGTCCCTTTGACTACCTGGAATTCCCTATACAAACCTTAAAGGTTGGTTCCCTGGGTACCTTAAACAGCCTGGGGTTGGCCAAGACAAAGAAGGCAAAATTCCTGTTGGCATCTACCTCGGAAGTGTATGGAGACCCGCAAATCCATCCTCAACGGGAAGATTATTGGGGTCATGTGAACCCTGTTGGCCCGAGGGGGGTCTATGACGAGGCAAAACGATTTGCGGAAGCAATGACTATGGCATATCATCGATACCATCACATGGATACCAGAATCGTGAGAATATTCAATACCTACGGACCCCGGATGCGGGTAAAAGACGGCCGTGCGCTCCCGAATTTTATATGCCAGGCGCTCAGGGGTGAGGATATTACGGTGTTCGGGAACGGTTTGCAGACGAGGAGCTTCTGCTACGTCTCCGATCTTGTCGAAGGTATCTATCGGTTACTTCTTTCAAATGAGTATGATCCTGTAAATATTGGTAATCCTGAGGAGATAACCATTCACCAGTTGGCAAAGGAGATACTTGCCCTAACCGGAAGCAAAAGCAGGATTATATTCAAAACCCTTCCGGTTGATGACCCCAAGATTCGGCAGCCCGACATTTCCAGGGCAAAGAAGGTTTTAGGCTGGGAACCAAAGATTGTTCGTGAAGAAGGTCTGCGTAAGACGCTTCGATATTTTAAAGATACGTTATCTTCTTTTGAAAAAAATCGATGAAAAAAGTGATTGGCATTTTCGGTAGCCCGCGTCCCCATGGTAACTCAGACATATTGCTCGATCAAGCCATGAAGGGATCTATGGCATGTAATACCGAAGTCCAGAAGATCATTGTTCGTGATTTACAGATTGCCCCATGTAATTCTTGCGGCGGCTGTTTTGAAAAAGGTGTGTGTGTTATCAATGATGATATGCAAAAAATTTATTCCCAGCTCGTGGATGCTGACGCTATTATTGTTGCCACTCCCATTTACTTTATGAGTGTAAGTGCTCAACTGAAGGCGCTTATCGACCGTTGCCAGGCCTTTTGGGCCCGGAAATATATTTTAAACTTACCCATCAGGGAAGATGGAAGATTTGCAAGGGGTTTTTTTATCGCAACTGCGGCGCGCGATGCCAAAGAAGGGTTGTTCATCGGTGCTATAAAAACAATAAAGTCTTTTTTCCATGTATTAGACACGAAATATGCGGGAGACATATTGTGTGCCGGATTGGAAGAGAAAGGCTCCGTAAATAAGAGGCAGGAGCTATTACAACAGGCATTTGATGCAGGCAGACAGTTGTTGAAACTGTAAGGAGCAGCATGTATGAAAAAAGGACAGATTATCGAAAGGGGTGAAGAACGTCAACGCCGTTGTCCGGGTGAGTCGTATACCATTAGCGATTCCGTATGTAAGGGCAGACAGAGGGTGAATTACCCGAAATGCAATGTATGTCTGGAGAAGGTCGAACCAGCGATTTTTAACCAGTCACATGCTGAGTCTAAACTTTCTATGAATATCTTTAAAAGTTACGATATCCGTGGGAAATATCCATCAGAGATTAATGATCAGACGGCACACAAGATCGGAACGGCCCTCTGCCAGTTTTTTAAGGAAGAAAATCCGGACGTGAAAAACATTGTTGTAGGCAGGGATATGAGGCCATCTTCGAAACCACTTGCCAATGCCTTGATCGATGGCTTATGCACAGCGGGGCTGAATGTTGTTAATGTGGGCGTCGTTTCAACGGAGATGACCTATTTCGCTGTGGGACATTACAAGTACGACGGAAGTGTCATGGTTACCGCCTCTCATAATCCCGCCGGGTATAACGGATTAAAAATATGCAGGAAACAGGCCATTCCACTCAGTTACGAGACGGGGATAGAGCGGATTGCAAAACTGACAAAGCAGTATCATCCCTTACGCGGGGAGCAACTTGGCAAGGTCATTCAGGGCGATATCTTTGGAGATTATAAGAAGCATGTCTTAAAATTTGCCAGCAACCTCAGACACCTCCGTATAGTAATCGATGCGGGAAATGGGATGGCAGGCAAAACGGTTCCCGTTGTTTGTGGAGGGCTTCCCATCGAAATTATTCCATTGTATTTTGAACTGGACGGAAATTTCCCCAATCACGAAGCCAATCCATTAAAGCCTGAAAATCTTGTTGATTTGCAAAAGAAGGTGCGCGAGACACGGGCCCATCTGGGGGTTGCATTCGACGGAGATGCCGACCGGTGTGTCTTTATCGATGAGATGGGACGGACAGTTGGATGCGATATCATTACGGCGTTGATTGCAAGGCAATTTCTTGAACGGGAAAAAGGGGCAACGATTTTGTATGACCTCCGATCGAGTTGGGTCGTTCCCGAAGAGATAAAGGCTGCAGGTGGTGTCCCTTATCGTGAGCGGGTTGGTCATGCCTATATGAAGGCTACACTGCGGGAAAAGAAGGCAGTTTTTGGAGGTGAACTCTCGGGGCATTACTATTTCAGGGATAATTACTACTCGGATTCTGGGATGATCGCTTTTCTCATGGTTTTGGACATCTTGAGTTCAAAACGCATTCCATTTTCAAACATCGTGGCGCCACTGAAGAGGTACTATTCTACCGGTGAAATAAATTTTGAGGTAGACGATAAGGATGCGAAGATTGCGGAAATTACCAATAAATTTTCCAACGGAAAGGTAGACCATCTGGACGGAATTACCGTAGAATACCATGACTGGTGGTTTAACGTGAGAAAATCCAATACCGAACCCCTGCTCCGTTTAAATCTGGAGGGAAGAACACATGAAATTATGGAGAAGGGGAAAAGGCTGTTAATCAACATTATTCAAGGGAAATCCTTCTAGAATGATTATTTATGTTTCCTTTTATCAACACAATGTATAAATATACGCGAATTGGCTTACTTACCGGCATGGTATCTTCGCTTGTTTTCACAGCCAACATAAGGCATGCCCTTTGGGCTAATGTGTCAACAGGCGGAGAAGTCCTCGATATCAAATTCAGTAATGGCCAATTATCGGTAAAGATAAAAAATTCTCCTTTGGAAAAGGTCTTAAAAGAAATCATGTCACAGAGTGGCGCCAGAATATGGCTCAACGATTCAATTGACGGGATTGTTACCGTAGAATTCCAAAACATACCTATCGGAGAAGGGGTGCGCCGGATCCTGAAAGATAAGAATTATGCCTTTGCCTATGCCCTCCACGAGGTGAAAGAAGGGAAACTTTCTATTGTTCGTGCTAGTAAGTCCAAAGAAATTTTTACAAAAGTAAAGAACGAGCCTCCGAAAAAAGCCACTCCCAAGCCAGGGATGCCAGTTGCCAAAAAAGAAAAACCAAAAAAGGAAAAACCCTCCTTTGAATCCTTAGTAAAAGATGCCCTGGAAAATGAAGATCCTGGGAAGAGAGAAGATGCAATTACCGCTCTGGGGGAAAGCAAAGATCCAAGGGCAATAGAAATTATCTCAAAGGCGCTGACGAATGACCCCACCGAAGACGTGCGATTAAGCGCTATTGATGCCTTACTGGATATGGGCGACAAAAGCATTGTCGACCCCCTTTCTATAGCACTCAAAGATCGGGACCCATGGGTGCGTGAAAGTGCCGTAGAAGCATTAGGAGAAGTGGGTGGAGAGGCTGCTATCGAATTTATAAAGAGCGCCCTCAATGATGAAGACGGTTCTGTGCGGGAGCTGGCGCAGGAAACATTAGAAGAACTTAATACCGGAAAATAAAAGTTTTTTACTTTTGTGTTGACATTTTCTCAAAAAACGTTTTAAATAACAAACGTTTAAAAAAATAAACGTTTATTCTTGTAAACACAATCTCTCACATCACCCAATTGAGAGACCCCGTTCCTCCCGTAGCGAACGAAACTGCGGGAGGAATATCTAGAAAGTCGCAAATCGAATATTTGCTTACTGACTTCCCATTCATACGCAAGCTCTTCATGGAAAATAAGTTGTTTCAAAAAGAAAGCGTGTTGATTCATTCCCTCTACGTACTAAGATTCGTGGAATTTACTCAGGATTACAGAGGAACTCAAGGGATTTGCGCCTGATTTTGAGTAATTAACGCTTTATGTCTAACCAGGAAGAAATCACCCAATATAACATCCTCCAATCAATTGAAAATGGAGAGCAGATCTCCCAGCGCCAGCTTTCTTTGCAGTTGGGCATTAATGTAGCTTCCATAAATTTTGCTTTAAAAAAACTCACGAAGAGGGGTTTGGTGAAAATGCTGGGTGTAAACCCCAGAAGGATCCGGTACATTCTGACTCCCAAAGGGATTGCTGAAAAAACACAGCTTGCCTATAAATTTTTTGACAGGAATTTTCATTTCTATAAGGCTGTGAGAAAAAATGTTGAAAATAAGATTGATAGCATCTCCTTTCAGGATAAAGACTCCGTTGCCATTTATGGTGTCACAGACCTCATGGAGATGGCCTACCTCGTTATCCAGGATAAAGAAATAGACCTTGTTGCGATTGTTGATAATGAAAAAAAAATCAGGATATTTGGCTATCAGGTGGTAGGAATCGAAGAAATACACAAGCACTCCCCCCGATTCCTCTTAATAACGAAAGAATTGGACGTTCATTTAGCAAAACTCATACCTGACTCTGTAGAAATTGTCGATATCAGAATTTAGCAAAAATTTAAAAAATTGAGAATAAAAAGTATGTTTTATAGTTTCAGTGTCTCCGTGCTGCGGTGGTCTATTATTTCCAGGAATCTCAGGTTCTTTATCTTTGTCATCTGTACAATCTGTGGTTTCAATTTTTTCTCCTTCAGCATTTTCGCCATGGGTGAGGTTTCAAAATTCACCTTCGCCCAATTGGAATATTCCGGAGGAAACTGGAATCCCAGACCCAATGCAGGAAAACGCCTGATGTGGGAGCTTATCAAACGAACCAGCGCTGAGGCACGTATCGACACCGTAATCCTTCATGCAGACGATATCAATATCTTTGAATACCCCTTTCTGTACATGTCAGGTGATCAGGAATTCCCACCGCTCAGTGAGAAAGAGATTAGCAATTTAAAGTTATACCTGGAATTTGGGGGAACGCTTTTAATTGACGACTGCATCGGAAAGAGCGATTTTGGGTTTGATATATCTGTCCGGCGGGAGATTAAACGGCTATTTCCCCATAAATCCCTGGAAAAGCTGCCTGCTGATCATACCATTTTCAAATCTTTTTATTTGCTGAATCAGGCTTATGGCAGAATTATGGAAAAAACTTACTTGGAAGGCATAACGATAGAAAACCGAGCGGCTATCATCTATTCCCAGAACGACCTTGGTGGCGCTTGGGCAAAAGATCCGCTGGGAAGCTGGGAATATGAAGTAATTCCTGGCGGTGAGACGCAAAGGGCTATGGCTTTCCGTCTTGGTATCAATATTATCATGTACGCCCTGACAGGTAACTATAAACAAGATCAGGTACATCTGCCTTTTATCTTAAAAAGGCAGATGTAATATCCAAAACGGGCAAGCCAGAACCAAACAGGCCTAATACATGACAAAATTACCGTTCACATCGCAAAATATCAAATTTCAACTCTTCAAAATTCCAAGCATCTTACCTATTACAGTCGTGCGCATTTTTTCCTGAAGTTCAGATTATTAAACAGTTACCTTTTGCCTTGTTTTTTTTGGAGATCCGGATTCAATTCCTATTTCTTCGTCGGTAAGGTAACAGGCAGGATCATGTTCCCACATATCACCATAGTATGCCTCTGCCCTGGCCCTGAAATTTCCACTGCAGATATTAAGCCATCTGCATTTAGCGCAACGCCCTTTGATATATGGGTTTTTGTTCTTCAGTTTAGCCATTAACTCATTGGAAGTGTCCTCCCATATCACGCTAAACTTCCTTTTCCTGACATTTCCGAAGGAGTATTGCCTCCAGAATTGATCAGCGTGTACCTCTCCATCCCAGCTAATACAGGCAAGTCCCTTACCGGAGCTATTCCCTTCATTCATCTGGAGGAGCTCATAGACCTCTTTTGCCCTTTTGGGGTTTTCTTTTAATAGTCGTAAATACACGTACGGACCGTCGGCATGATTATCTACGGTGAGCACCTCTATTTTTCTGCCTTTGTCATGCGCCTCTTTGGTCTTATTGATAATAAGATCGACAACCTCACGGGTTTCTTTGTGAGAAAGGTCTTCCTCGATCAGATTGGATCCTCTCCCTGAATAGACCAGGTGATAGAAACAGACCCTTGGAATATTTTCTTTTTCAATCAATTGAAATATACCAGGGATATCATGTGCGTTCCTCTTATTAATCGTAAAACGTAAACCCACTTTAATGCCCACCGACATGCAATTTCGAATACCTTCCAATGCAGCGTCAAATGCGCCTGGAATACCACGGAAACGGTCATTCGTCTCTTTAAGACCGTCCAGACTGATCCCCACGTAGGAGAGCCCGAATTTTTTCAATTCATTTGCCTTTTCTCTGGTAATTAAAGTGCCATTCGTACTAATGACCGCCCGCAAACCCTTCTCTTTGGCATAGCCAATTAACTCAAGGAGGTCTGCCCGCATAAGGGGTTCTCCTCCAGAAAACAGAATCACAGGAGCCCCATAATCTGCAAGGTCATCTAACATTGCCTTTGCCTCATCCGTAGTCAATTCATTGGGATATTCAATATCCTTTGATTGAGAATAGCAATGAATGCATTTCAAGTTGCAGCGTTGCCCGACGTTCCATACTACAACAGGTTTTTTATCATGAGAAAATTGTAACAGATGGGATGGCAGTTTCCTGGATTCTCTCCCATAACGTAATGCATCTGACGGTTCTACGGTGCCACAGTATAATTTTGATATACCAATCATGTTACTCCATCTCCTGCACAGGGTATATGTGCCAAAGTAACACATGGTTACTCACCACATGTACGATTATAATGAACGGTGTAAATGCGTTAGCATAGTGCCACAGATAAAATTATGTTAATAATTATAACTGAAAATGATTATTAAGTAAAAAAGATTTTGTGACTCCAAAAACTCATTGCCCTATTGCATAGAGTTTCCAATCTACACAACCAACATAGAGCGTATTTTTGGGATCAATCGCAGGGGAAGAAAGTAATGGGTCACCAATTGTTGCAATCCACTTGAGAGTACCGTCACTATTCATGGCATATAACTTACCATCCCATGAGCCGACATAAATAACGCCATTCGCATCGATAACAGGTGTGGCCGTAATAGAATTTCCGGTTTTGAATTCCCACTTCACAGTACCATCTCTTTTTACAGCAAATAAGCTACCAGCCTGGGTACCAATATAGGCTACTCCATCAGCGTCTACAGATGGAGAAGAATGTGTTCGGCTGCCTAAGTCAAACCCCCACTTTAGCGTCCCATCTAAATTTACAGCATATAATTTCCCATTCATATCCGCGACATAAACAACATCATCAGTTATAGCAGGCGTAGAATCTATTTTACCTTCGGTTTCAAGACTCCACTTCAAAGTTCCATCCTGGTTTATGGCATGCAAATGTTTATCCCAGGAACCGATATAAATGGTATTATCGCGACCTACGGCAGGAGAAGAAATCATAATAGGCGCCCCGGTTTTATAGCTCCACAAGAGTTTTCCGTTTGCGCCTAAGGCATAGAGTTTCCCGTCATAGGAACCGACATACACCGTGCCTTTATCGTCAACAGCAGGAGACGAATGTATCGCCCCGGCAGCCTGGAACTTCCATTTCATCTTTCCATCAGGATTGATCACATAGAGCCTTCCGCTAACTGTACCAAAACAAACAACACCATCCAGGCCAATTGCCGGAGAACCAAATATCTCATCACCGCTCTTAAATGCCCATAACACCTTTCCCTTTGGAGTCATGGATAACAAACTGCCATCAGTGCTTCCTGCGTAAACAACTCCATCGGCATCCACCACAGGGGACGACCATATTTCACCAGAGCTGGAAATACTCCATTTTACATTGTTATTGGAAGGCCCTGCAAAAGGCACACAACCAGTCCTCTGCAAATTATATTTATACATGGGAAACGTGTCAGCTGTGCCCTGAGCATGAATAGAAGAAATCCGTGACGTGCTATAGAGCAAAAGAATATTCATCACCACAATGAGGGTTACAATACACGGGAAAACTCTTTTCATTTTCATTAATTTGCTCCTTCCAAAGCGTTAAAGATCTGGAATAACCAGTTCTTGCCCAATTTTCAAAGATTTTTGGTCCTTCAGGGTCTTTCTGTTGGCGTCAAATATTTTATTCCACTTTGAGCCGTCGCTGTAATACTTTGTGGCTAACGTATACAGCGAATCACCCTGCTGAATTATGTGTTTCCTAACGGTTGGTTTTGCATCTTCCACTTCGATTACCTGGGAAAGAGTCGGCGTAGTTATCTCTGTCTTTATTTCTGCCTTTGTTTTTTGTATCGCGGTCTTTTCTGCGGGTATAACAAGTTCTGTTCCAATCCTAAGGCTGTTGCGATCCTGAATTTTATCCTGATTTGCATTGAAAATCAGCAACCACTTGGACTCATCCCCATAGTATTTTCTTGCTATTTTACGAAGGCTGTCACTATATTGCACCTTATGCATCTTGAATTTAGAGATAGTCTTTCCATCGCCAGCGGGAACGTCTTTCCAATCTTCCTGATCTGAGACTGCTTCTGCTTTTGTATCATTTGCGGCTACATTTACGGGTTCTTTTTCCTTTGCCTTCTTCCATTCCCCCTCGACGATATTGTCTTCTTTTTCCGCCGTTTGCTCATCGATTTTCATTGTATTCGTAACGACGGATGCCTTTTGTTCTGTCCTTTCATCCGTACCTTGCAAGGAGGTCGTAGTCTCCTGAAGAGATTCCCGGGATGCGCTTTGTAGTTCTGGTGATAATTCGCTTATGTCCAATGCGCCAATTTGTGCTTCTTCCTCTGCTTCTGGAATAGGAATAGACGGTTCTTTCACACTCGTTCTTGTGCTCAGAAAGACGCCAATAATTGCCAGAATAATCACTCCTAAAGTTACGCCAACTTGCACATCTCTTTTCATCGTTTTTTATTCCTTTCGAAGGTTTTAAAGGAACGAAGAACCCAATAGAACACTTCCGATATTTTCGTGTTTTTATGAATCAATATTTATATGTATTTCCGCAAAAAATCCTACTCATACCCAATAGTTATTTACATAATGGGAATTGAACGATTGTTATCCTTCAAGTGTTTTTTATTTTGTCTCCTTTCCCTGAGTTGGATAATTTTGTCTTGGCGATACTTGACTTGTGGCAGAAAGGCCTTTCCAGTTAAGCAACATTGGACATGCAATGAATAAGGTAGAATAGGTACCCACAATAATTCCTACTAGCATAACAAATGCAAATCCATGAACCTCAGCCCCACCCAGGAAAAATAAGGCACACAATACTCCAATAGTCGTGACGCCTGTCAAGAGGGTACGGCTCAGGGTCTGGTTAATGCTATCGTTAACCAGCTGCGGAGTCAATATCTTGCCCCGTCCTCCCATATTTTCCCTAATCCTGTCAAATACCACAATCGTATCATTCAGAGAATAACCCACTACGGTAAGAAATGCTGCTACCATGGCGCTGTCAATCTTCATATTCCCAAATAAGTAGTCAGCAACAGCCACGGCACCAAGGGTAATCAGAATATCGTGAATAACGGCAATAATTGCAGCGGACCCAAATTTAAAGTCACCAAAGCGAAACCACACATAAAATATTGTTGCAATGCAGGAAAAGATTACCGCCAGGATAGCACGACCCTTCATTTCACCTGCGACAGTAGCGCCGATACTCACAATCCTTTTTAGTGGCTGAGGTATTTCAAATGCACTTTTTATAGTCTTTTCCACGGTTTCTGCGTTTTGGGAGCCAAGAACAATCTTGACAGTTTGATATTCACGTCCTTCTTCCAAACCTTGTTCAAGAATATTGGGGTATCCTGCCGCGGTCAGCACCTCTTCAATAACCTCTTTTTTCAAGGGTTTTGATAACATCATACGAAATTGTGCCTGATTTGTCTTCATTATTTGAGGTGTTTCAACGCCTGCTGTATCTCCAGAGCCCTCTTTCATCAACTCAAAGGAAACATCAACCTTTTCTTTATACCAGTTATCTTTAAATGTACGAATGATATCTTCCTTAATCTTTTCCTGAACTTTTCCTGCGCTCAGGGGCTCCATACGAATTACAAATAGTGGTGCCGGGGCATTTGTTGAATAAACATTTTTTATGGCACCTTTTACAGACTTAATCCCACGAATCATCGTCACAAAATTTTCTTTACCGATACCCTCTTTCAATTCTATCCGAATCGCTTCATTTCCGATAATACCAACGCTCGGACGGGAGATCGTTTCCTTCAAAGTCTGCTTTATTTCCTGCAAACTCGTTCTTGTACCTTCAATTTTAAGCTTACTTGTAAGTCCCATGGGGGTTTCTTTTGACTGCCCCGTTACAGAAACATTACTAAACCCCTGCTTATTCAGTTCAAAATTGAGAATAGCAGGATCTATGGGCTCACTTGCTTCCACATCCATGAAAGGCTTAGGCGTCTGCATACCTGCGTCCTGAGCCTGTAATGTTTCAGTAATTTCACCCAAGGTTATTTTAACCTCGTGGAAAACCAGGTTGTCTTTTAGTCCATCCACAACAGAGCCAACCAGTTGCGGGCGTTTTTTAGCGTCTTCCAAACCTGAAATATTCACAATATATTCTCTGGCTTGCTGATTAGCAGGTGTTATCGATACCACATCATCTTCACTATAACCTGCATCTTTCAAGCTTTTTTGAATGGCCACTTCATCCACTGGTTTTTGTAATTCAAGATTAAAAACCAAAGGTTCAATAAAATCAATCCTTC contains:
- a CDS encoding VanZ family protein is translated as MNIKIRVPWIFKCLLTLAYAYLIFAASSEDTSSINLPPYTDKLIHFMLFGFLCLMICWSLSSVTVGSKWIYKIILAISITSLYGASDEFHQFFTPNRSVDILDWLADTAGAATAGFLWHIVTSKRQIKKKFLAMEKTPITDVGGN
- a CDS encoding UDP-glucuronic acid decarboxylase family protein, which translates into the protein MRTVITGGAGFIGSHLCDYLIEKGHQVICIDSLLTGKVENIVHLMGNSQFRFIKHNVSDYIYVDGQVDNVLHFASPASPFDYLEFPIQTLKVGSLGTLNSLGLAKTKKAKFLLASTSEVYGDPQIHPQREDYWGHVNPVGPRGVYDEAKRFAEAMTMAYHRYHHMDTRIVRIFNTYGPRMRVKDGRALPNFICQALRGEDITVFGNGLQTRSFCYVSDLVEGIYRLLLSNEYDPVNIGNPEEITIHQLAKEILALTGSKSRIIFKTLPVDDPKIRQPDISRAKKVLGWEPKIVREEGLRKTLRYFKDTLSSFEKNR
- a CDS encoding flavodoxin family protein codes for the protein MKKVIGIFGSPRPHGNSDILLDQAMKGSMACNTEVQKIIVRDLQIAPCNSCGGCFEKGVCVINDDMQKIYSQLVDADAIIVATPIYFMSVSAQLKALIDRCQAFWARKYILNLPIREDGRFARGFFIATAARDAKEGLFIGAIKTIKSFFHVLDTKYAGDILCAGLEEKGSVNKRQELLQQAFDAGRQLLKL
- a CDS encoding phosphomannomutase/phosphoglucomutase — its product is MKKGQIIERGEERQRRCPGESYTISDSVCKGRQRVNYPKCNVCLEKVEPAIFNQSHAESKLSMNIFKSYDIRGKYPSEINDQTAHKIGTALCQFFKEENPDVKNIVVGRDMRPSSKPLANALIDGLCTAGLNVVNVGVVSTEMTYFAVGHYKYDGSVMVTASHNPAGYNGLKICRKQAIPLSYETGIERIAKLTKQYHPLRGEQLGKVIQGDIFGDYKKHVLKFASNLRHLRIVIDAGNGMAGKTVPVVCGGLPIEIIPLYFELDGNFPNHEANPLKPENLVDLQKKVRETRAHLGVAFDGDADRCVFIDEMGRTVGCDIITALIARQFLEREKGATILYDLRSSWVVPEEIKAAGGVPYRERVGHAYMKATLREKKAVFGGELSGHYYFRDNYYSDSGMIAFLMVLDILSSKRIPFSNIVAPLKRYYSTGEINFEVDDKDAKIAEITNKFSNGKVDHLDGITVEYHDWWFNVRKSNTEPLLRLNLEGRTHEIMEKGKRLLINIIQGKSF
- a CDS encoding HEAT repeat domain-containing protein, translated to MFPFINTMYKYTRIGLLTGMVSSLVFTANIRHALWANVSTGGEVLDIKFSNGQLSVKIKNSPLEKVLKEIMSQSGARIWLNDSIDGIVTVEFQNIPIGEGVRRILKDKNYAFAYALHEVKEGKLSIVRASKSKEIFTKVKNEPPKKATPKPGMPVAKKEKPKKEKPSFESLVKDALENEDPGKREDAITALGESKDPRAIEIISKALTNDPTEDVRLSAIDALLDMGDKSIVDPLSIALKDRDPWVRESAVEALGEVGGEAAIEFIKSALNDEDGSVRELAQETLEELNTGK
- a CDS encoding winged helix-turn-helix transcriptional regulator, whose protein sequence is MSNQEEITQYNILQSIENGEQISQRQLSLQLGINVASINFALKKLTKRGLVKMLGVNPRRIRYILTPKGIAEKTQLAYKFFDRNFHFYKAVRKNVENKIDSISFQDKDSVAIYGVTDLMEMAYLVIQDKEIDLVAIVDNEKKIRIFGYQVVGIEEIHKHSPRFLLITKELDVHLAKLIPDSVEIVDIRI
- a CDS encoding DUF4159 domain-containing protein, yielding MGEVSKFTFAQLEYSGGNWNPRPNAGKRLMWELIKRTSAEARIDTVILHADDINIFEYPFLYMSGDQEFPPLSEKEISNLKLYLEFGGTLLIDDCIGKSDFGFDISVRREIKRLFPHKSLEKLPADHTIFKSFYLLNQAYGRIMEKTYLEGITIENRAAIIYSQNDLGGAWAKDPLGSWEYEVIPGGETQRAMAFRLGINIIMYALTGNYKQDQVHLPFILKRQM
- the ahbC gene encoding 12,18-didecarboxysiroheme deacetylase, which encodes MIGISKLYCGTVEPSDALRYGRESRKLPSHLLQFSHDKKPVVVWNVGQRCNLKCIHCYSQSKDIEYPNELTTDEAKAMLDDLADYGAPVILFSGGEPLMRADLLELIGYAKEKGLRAVISTNGTLITREKANELKKFGLSYVGISLDGLKETNDRFRGIPGAFDAALEGIRNCMSVGIKVGLRFTINKRNAHDIPGIFQLIEKENIPRVCFYHLVYSGRGSNLIEEDLSHKETREVVDLIINKTKEAHDKGRKIEVLTVDNHADGPYVYLRLLKENPKRAKEVYELLQMNEGNSSGKGLACISWDGEVHADQFWRQYSFGNVRKRKFSVIWEDTSNELMAKLKNKNPYIKGRCAKCRWLNICSGNFRARAEAYYGDMWEHDPACYLTDEEIGIESGSPKKTRQKVTV
- a CDS encoding PQQ-binding-like beta-propeller repeat protein gives rise to the protein MKMKRVFPCIVTLIVVMNILLLYSTSRISSIHAQGTADTFPMYKYNLQRTGCVPFAGPSNNNVKWSISSSGEIWSSPVVDADGVVYAGSTDGSLLSMTPKGKVLWAFKSGDEIFGSPAIGLDGVVCFGTVSGRLYVINPDGKMKWKFQAAGAIHSSPAVDDKGTVYVGSYDGKLYALGANGKLLWSYKTGAPIMISSPAVGRDNTIYIGSWDKHLHAINQDGTLKWSLETEGKIDSTPAITDDVVYVADMNGKLYAVNLDGTLKWGFDLGSRTHSSPSVDADGVAYIGTQAGSLFAVKRDGTVKWEFKTGNSITATPVIDANGVIYVGSWDGKLYAMNSDGTLKWIATIGDPLLSSPAIDPKNTLYVGCVDWKLYAIGQ